The genomic stretch GCACCCTCTACGGCCACTTTGCCCGGGCCAATCGGCAGTGGCAGGAGCTCCAGGGCGGCGCCGAAGCGTTGGTGATCTTTGCTGGCGCCGACGCTTACGTGAGCCCCGGGTTTTATCCCAGCAAAGCCGAGCACGGCAAGGTCGTGCCGACCTGGAACTACATCGCCGTGCACGCCTACGGCACGGCCGAGGTGTTCACCGATACCGAGCGCCTGCGCCACCTGGTGGGCGCCCTGACCGAGCGCCATGAAAGCGCCCGCGCCCAGCCGTGGAAACTCGCCGACGCGCCCACCGATTACATCGACGGTATGCTCAAGGCTATCGTCGGCTTCGCCCTGCCCATCCAGCGCCTGGAAGGCAAGCGCAAGCTCAGCCAGAACCGCAGCACCACAGATATCGCCGGCGTACGTGAAGGGCTGGCTGCCAGCCCCGACCCGCATGACCAGGCACTCGCCCACTTGATGCCAAAGGAATGAACATGAGTCAGATCGAGATTCGCCGCGTCAGCGCCGACGACCACGCCGCCTGGCTGCCGTTGTGGCAGGCCTACCTGGGCTTCTACAACACCGAGCTGCCGGACACCGTCAGCCACAGCACCTGGCAGCGCATGCTCGACCCGAGCGAGCCGACCCATGCAGCGCTGGCCTGGGCTGACGGCAAGGCGATAGGCATGGTGAACTTCATCTACCACCGCTCGAACTGGAGCATCGAAAGCTCCTGCTACCTGCAAGACCTGTTTGTGGCAGCGCAAACCCGCGGCACTGGAGTCGGCCGTCAACTGATCGAATTCGTCTACAGTACCGCCAAGGCCGAGGGCTGCTGCAAGGTGCACTGGCTGACCCACGAAACCAATGCCACCGCGATCCAACTCTACGAGCGCATCGCCGAACGCCCTGGCTTCATCCAGTTTCGTAAAGCCCTTTAAGGTTCAAGGAGAACAACATGTCGACTTCACTTGCAGACTGGCAAGGCGCCCCGCCGCCCTCTGCGCAACGGCTCGAAGGGCGCTTCATCTGCCTGGAGAAACTTGACCCGGCGCGCCATGGCGAGGGTCTGTTCAAGGCCCTGCAAGGCCCCGGCGCCGACCCGAAACTCTGGGACTACCTGCCTTACGGCCCGTTCCCGGAGCGCAGCGTCTTCGATGCCTGGCTGAACAACCACGCCGCCCACAGCGACCCGTATTTTTTCACCGTCATCGATCGCGCCAGCGGCGACGTACAGGGAATGCTCAGCCTGATGTCGATCGTCCCGGCCCAGGGCCGCATCGAAATCGGCCACGTCACCTTTGGCGCACCGATGCAGCGCTCACCGAAAAGCACCGAGGCCGTGTACCTGCTGGCCAAGGAGGCATTTGCCCTGGGCTACCGCCGCCTGGAGTGGAAGTGCAACAACGCCAACGCCCGCTCCAAGTACGCCGCCGAGCGCCTGGGCTTCAGCTTTGAAGGGGTGTTTCGCCAGCACATGGTGGTCAAGGACCAGAACCGCGACACCGCGTGGTATTCGATCCTGGACTCGGAATGGCCGACGATTGGCGCGGGGTTCCAGAAGTGGTTGGCAGATGACAACCAGACGGACTCGGGGCAGGTGAAGACCCTGGTGGAGTGCCGCGCCTAAGTGCTTTGAGGGCAAAAGATCGCAGGCTGCGATCTTTTGCCCTAACTGCTTAAGCCAGTTTCTGCGCCAGCACCGCGATGTGCTCCGGGCCGATGCCGCAGCAGCCGCCCAGGTGACTGGCGCCACGCTGCTGCCAGTCGGCCGCCCAGTGCAGATAACCCGGCGGATCCAGGTCATCGCGCAGCGGGTCCAGGCCATCGTTGGCCGTGGCCTCTTTGGGTTGCGGCGGAAAAGCGTTGGCATATGCCCCGATATCAATGTCCACAGCCAACCGGGCGAAGGTTTGCCGTGCGGCGTCGATTGCCGCCCCGATCACTTCCGGTTGGCTGCAGTTGAACAGCAAGGTCTGGACCCCCAACTCGGCCGCCACCGCAGCAGCCTCGGCGACGAGCTCGCCGGAACGCAGGCGCGGCACGTCATCGGTGTCTTCGTCCTTGAGGGTAAAGGACAGCCAGAACGGTTTGCCATCCTTGGGCAACCCGGCGTGAATCGCCCGCGCTTCGGCGATCGAACTCTGGGTTTCAGCCAGCCACAGGTCGACATGGGGCGCCAGGCCCTTGACCAAAGGCGTGAGCAATTCGCTGGCTCGCGCAGCGTCGAACAGGTCCGGACGATAGGAACCGAACAGCGGCGGCAAGGAGCCCGCGACACGCACTGGTTTACCCGAAGCGTCCACTGCCCGGCGCGCCAACTCACCGGCCAAGGCGGCAAGCGCCTCACCTTCAGCCGCAAAACGCGCTTCGCCGATATGAAACGGCACCACTGCGTAACTGTTGCTGGTGATCACATTGGCACCGCTTTCGATATAAGCCGCATGCACCGCCTCGACCGCCTGCGGCGCTTCGCTCAGCGCCAGCGCCGACCACTCGGGCTGCCTGAATGGCGCTCCTCGGCGTTGCAGCTCACGGCCCATGCCGCCATCCAGAATCACTGTCCTTGCTACGCCCATATGCTTTTCACTCATATGCTTATGAAAATAACTCACTATCAGAGTCAGACTTATAACTATTTAATACGCACCATTCAGTTAATCACAACCTCTTTTTTGTTCAGGGATCGACCGTGAAATTTCAACCACTGCTGGCCCTGGGCCTAACGATTCTGGCTGCCTCCACCCAAGCGTTTGGCGGCGCAACCCTGGACCGGGTCGAGCAGAAAAAGGAGTTGGTAGGGGTGCTGATGGAGAGCTACCCGCCCTTCTCGTTCCTCAACGAACAGAACCAGCTCGATGGTTTCGACGTGGACGTGGCCAAGGCCGTTGCCGACAAGCTTGGGGTCAAGCTACGCCTGGAAACTCCGTCCTGGGACGTGATCGCCGCCGGGCGCTGGAGCGGTCGATACGACATCTGCATCTGCTCCATGACCCCGAGCAAGGCCCGCGCCGAAGTGTTCGACTTCCCGGTGCAGTACTACGCCTCGCCAGCGGTGATCGTGGTCAACGCCAAGGATGAGCGCATTCACGGGGCCAAGGATCTGAGCGACAAGAAGGTCGGCCTCACCAGCGCCTCCAGCTACGAAAGCTACCTGAACAAGAACCTGGTGATCGAAGGCGCCGAAGACACCCAGTTGCAGTACCCGTTCGAGAACGTGCAGATCGCCCCCTACGACACCGACAACGTGGCCTTCCAGGACCTCGGCCTGGGGGCCGGTGTGCGCCTGGATGCAATCCTCACCAACCTGGTCACCGCCCAGCCGCGCCTGACCCAGGACCAACGCTTCAAGCTCGCCGGCGAGCCGCTGTATTCGGAGCCCAACTCGGTGGCCATCGAGAAAGGCGATGCCCAGTGGGACGCCAAGGTGCGTGAGGTGTTCGCCCAACTGAAACAGGACGGCACCTTGAGCCAGCTGTCGCAGAAATGGATCGGCGCCGACATCAGCCAATGACTTCCTTCCCTCCTCCCCAGCCACCGCAACCGGTGGCTGAGTCGTTGCTCAAGCGCCTCTGCGGTTTTCGCACCCGCCTGTACCTGACCTGGGCGGCGATGTTCGGGTTGTTCGCCAGCTTCTTCCTGAGCTTCGACCTGAAGTTCTCGATCATCCTCGACAAGCTACCGAACCTGGTGGGCCTGCACCTGGCCCCCAATGGTTTCCTGCAAGGGGCCGCGCTGACCCTGTTCCTGTGCCTGTGCTCGATTGTTGCTTCATCGTTGCTGGGCTTCGTCACCGCGCTCGGGCGCCTGTCGAACAGCGCCGTGGCCTTCGGCATCGCCAGCTTTTACGCGTCGTTCTTTCGCGGCACACCGCTACTGATCCAGATCCTGCTGATCTACCTCGGCCTGCCACAACTGGGCATCGTCCCGGGCGCCATCGCCGCCGGCATCATTGCCCTATCGCTGAACTACGGCGCGTACCTGAGCGAGATCTTCCGCGCCGGCATCCTGGGTGTCCCCTACGGCCAACGTGAAGCCTCGCTCGCCCTGGGCATGCGCGAGAGCGTAATCTTCTGGCGCGTGACCCTGCCACAAGCCATGCGCACCATCATCCCGCCCACCACCAACCAGTTCATCTCGATGCTCAAGGATTCGTCGCTGATTTCGGTGATGGGGGTCTGGGAAGTGATGTTCCTGGCACAGTCCTACGGCCGCTCCAGCTACCGTTACATCGAAATGCTCAGCACCGCGGCGATCATCTACTGGCTGATGTCGATCGGCCTGGAGCTGATTCAGGCGCGCATGGAAAAACATTACGGCAAGGCTTACGCCAAGCGCGGTTGAGCCCAAGGCAGCAGGCGCGAGATAGCACATCCGCTCACTCGCGCCACCGTCGATCACATGCTGCCATGCTCAACTGATTGTGCGCTTAACCTTGACCACGCCCATCTGCAATCCAAATGGCCTCAGTACCGCATTCAACGACTTGAGGGTTTGATTGCCTTCTCCGTGTTCGATATGCACCAGCGTGCGCACCGAAATTTTACACATCCTGGCGAACTGACTCTGGTGCAGGCCGGTGACCTCAATCCGCAAACGGCGTACAGCTTCGCCCAGCTCCAGAGAGCCGTCGCCCAACCCCGCTTGAATGTTCTCGATCAATTGAGCCCTGACATCAATGGAAAGCGTCATTTGAGCCCCCAGTTTTTCAAACGTTGCTCAAGGTTTCTCAACGCAATACTTGGGTGGTTCATGGTGACGTCAGGCAAGCCGCTGGCGCTCAGAATGTCCGGTAGCGCCAGTAGATGGTCTGCATCCTGGCGCAAGCGCTCAAATGCATGCTGTGGGTCGGTGATACCCGACAACGCTTGGCATACCCCGCGCCAATCGATCTCTCCAGCCACTTCCAACGCTTTCGGCCATTTGCTGGTGCGCGTCACACCCTCTTCGTCCATCACCATGGGCGCCAAGTCATAGATCGGCGCCAGACGAACGGAAGCCGCCTCACGGATGATCGACGTGTTGCGCCCGTGGTTATCCGAGTTGCCGAGAATTTTATTGATCAGATCGCGCCGCAAATAGTCCGCGACCAGGTCCGGTATCTGCTCCGCCTGGCCAGCCTGTTTCCACAGATTTACCAGTAACTGAAGCACGTCCAGATGGCTCATGTAACTGCCTGGGATGGTTACTCCAGCCAGTGAATAGATTGATTCGACCGCCAGACGTTCGACGCCCTGCCTGGTGACGACTCGGTCAAAACGTTGCATCCACAAACTGGGCTTGCTTGCCTCCTCCAAGGCTAAGCCCTCTGCCGCAATGGTCTCGATCCCCAGAGCCTGCAAGGCCTGGTAGTAGTGAAATTCGCTCCTGAGAATATCCTGATCCGTGTGGCGTGCCTTGTTCCGGGCAAACTTCACAAACCAATGACGCACAGTGTTTTCGTCATCCAGCACAGCGTCCGGGTACAACAAACCCTCATGGTCTTCGGCCATCAGCAGTTTGGGGGCTTCTCCACCCGCCCCTGTCGCCCCACCTATCGCCGCGCCTTGCTCATATGCGTATTCAAGGAAGCTGTTATCACGGGCAATCACTTCCTCCCGACGGAACCCCATTGGTGGTCGGTTATCCAGCACTTCAGCCGACTCCTTGATGCGCATATTGCCAATTGGTGCTGGCGTGCTGCGACACAATAAAAACAAATCGGCACTTACCTCATCCGGCTTTTGCTGCCCCAAACGCTCCATCAGGAAGCGTTTGGCCGCACCGGCCGGGGCAATGTCATGCAAGAATGCCGGTGCCTTGTTCAACGACACACTGTCCCAATCCAGCGGCAACCTGGCGCTGACGGCTTGCGCAAAAGGTGACTGCATGAAATCGAAATTATCGACGATGTAATCCCGCTTGTAAGCGAACCGGCACGGGCCTTCGAAGCCTTTTTGCGGCTGCGCAAAAACCAGGGTCATGGCGTCTCGCCAATGTCCGGCTGTGTGGATCTGAAGGGTCAGGTTGTACATGATGGACCTGCAATTTAATGCATACAGAAAGCGTAGATTCGCTCATTGATTGCAATATAGTGCAGATATGCTCGGATCATCTATCAAAGAACGCATTAAAGTGCAGATCAAACGATAGATTACAAAATCCAAGTGCATTTAAATGCAAAAAAAAGGGGAGCATGTGCTCCCCCGAGGTAAAACGTTGCAGATGAAGGCGTTAAATCAGCCTTCGATCTCGATCAGGATTTCGCCCGGGTTGACCCGGTCGCCCTTGGCCACGTGAATGGCGGTGACCTTGCCGGCGATGGCCGATTGCACTTCGGTTTCCATCTTCATCGCTTCGGTGATCAGCACGGCCTGGCCGGCTTTCACAGTGTCGCCTTCCTTGACCAGCACATCGACGATGTTGCCCGGCATGGTGGTGCTGACGTGGCCCGGGGCCGTGGCTTGCTTGCGCTTGCTGCTGCCACCGCCGACAAATTCGTTGAGCGGTTCGAACACCACTTCTTCCGGCATGCCGTCGATGGACAGGTAGAAGTGACGCTTGCCTTCGGCCTTGACGCCCACCCCGGTGATATCGACGCGGTAGGTTTCGCCGTGCACATCGATGACGAATTCGGTCGGCACGCCTTCGCCACCCGCCGAGGTCACGCCGCCTGCTTCTGGAATCGGCAGCAGCACTTCCGGAGTCAGGGTGCCGGCTTCGCGCTCTTCGAGGAACTTGCGCCCGATGTCCGGGAACATGGCGTAGGTCAGCACGTCTTCTTCGGACTTGGCCAGCGCGCCGATTTCGCCACGCAGCTTGGTCATTTCCGGCTTCAACAGGTCGGCCGGACGAACGTCGATCACTTCCTCGCTGCCGATTGCCTGGCGACGCAGGTTCTCGTCGACGGCACCCGGCGCCTTGCCGTAACCGCCTTGCAGGTACAGCTTCACCTCGTTGGTGATGGTCTTGTAGCGCTCGCCGGCCAGCACGTTGAAGAACGCCTGGGTGCCAACGATCTGCGAAGTCGGGGTCACCAGCGGCGGGTAGCCGAGGTCATGGCGCACCCGCGGGATTTCCGCCAGCACTTCGCTCATGCGGTTCAGGGCGCCCTGCTCTTTCAACTGGTTGGCCAGGTTGGAAATCATCCCGCCCGGTACCTGGTTGACTTGCACGCGGGTATCGACCGCGGTGAACTCGCTTTCGAACTGGTGGTACTTCTTGCGCACGGCGTAGAAGTACAGGCCGATCTCTTGCAGCAGTTCCAGGTTCAGGCCGGTGTCGAACTCGCTGCCTTTAAGGGCGGCAACCATCGACTCGGTACCCGGGTGGCTGGTGCCCCAGGCGAAGCTGGAGATGGCGGTATCAATGTGCTCAGCACCGTTTTCGATGGCCTTGAGTTGGCACATCGCGGCCAGGCCGGCAGTGTCGTGGCTGTGAATGAACACGGGCAGCGACTGTTCGGCCTTGAGTGCCTTGACCAGTTCGCCGGTGGCGTACGGGGTCAACAGGCCGGCCATGTCCTTGATTGCCACCGAGTCGCAACCCATGGCTTCCATCTGCTTGGCCTGGGCCACGAACGCTTCGATGGTGTGCACCGGGCTGGTGGTGTAGGCGATGGTGCCCTGGGCGTGCTTGCCGGCAGCTTTCACCGCTTCGATGGCCACCCGCAGGTTACGCACGTCGTTCATCGCGTCGAAGATGCGGAACACGTCGATGCCGTTGACCGCGGCCTTGGCGACGAAGGCCTTGACCACGTCGTCGCTGTAATGGCGGTAGCCCAGCAGGTTCTGGCCGCGCAGGAGCATCTGCAGGCGAGTGTTAGGCAAGGCGGCGCGCAGTTTACGCAGGCGCTCCCACGGGTCTTCCTTGAGGAAACGTACGCAGGCATCGAAGGTGGCGCCGCCCCAGCATTCCAGCGACCAGTAGCCGACTTTGTCGAGCTTGTCGCAGATCGGCAGCATGTCTTCGGTGCGCATGCGGGTGGCGAGCAGCGACTGGTGGGCGTCGCGCAGGATGGTGTCGGTAACGTGGATCTTGGACATTGTTATATTCCTCACAGGCCTGCGTGGGCGGCGATGGCGGCGGCGATGGCCAGGGCCAGCTCTTCGGGTTTGCGCTTGATCGAGTAGTTGGTCAGTTCCGGGTGGCTTTCAACGAAGCTGGTATTGAACTGGCCGCTACGGAATTCCGGGTTGCGCAGGATTTCCTGATAGTACGCAGCGGTGGTCTTGACCCCCTGCAGGCGCATGTCGTCGAGGGCGCGCAAGCCACGGTCCATGGCCTCTTCCCAGGTCAAAGCCCAAACCACCAGTTTCAGGCACATCGAATCGTAGAACGGTGGAATGGTGTAGCCGGTGTAGATCGCCGTGTCGGTACGCACGCCAGGGCCGCCGGGGGCGTAGTAGCGAGTGATCTTGCCGAAGCTGGGCAGGAAGTTGTTCTTCGGGTCTTCAGCGTTGATGCGGAACTGCAACGCGAAACCACGGTGATGAATGTCTTCCTGTTTCACCGACAGTGGCAGGCCGGAAGCAATGCGGATCTGCTCACGGACAATGTCGATGCCGGTGATTTCCTCGGTGATGGTGTGTTCCACCTGCACTCGGGTGTTCATTTCCATGAAGTACACCTCGCCCTCGGCGAGCAGGAACTCCACGGTGCCGGCGTTTTCGTAGCCCACGGCCTTGGCTGCGCGCACCGACAGGTCGCCGATGTAGGCGCGCTGTTCCGGGGTCAGTTGTGGGCTGGGGGCGATTTCGATCAGCTTCTGGTTACGGCGCTGGATCGAGCAGTCGCGCTCGAACAGGTGCACCACGTTGCCAAAGCTGTCGCCGAGGATCTGCGCTTCGATGTGCTTGGGATTGACGATGCATTTTTCCAGGAACACTTCCGCCGAACCGAAGGCCTTGGTGGCCTCGGAAATGACGCGAGGGAAGTTCTGTTCGAGTTCTTCGCGGCTGTTGCAGCGACGAATACCACGGCCGCCACCACCGGAAGTGGCCTTGAGCATCACCGGGTAGCCGATGCGGTCGCCTTCGGTGAGGGCTTCTTCGATGCCCGCGACGTTGCCTTCGGTGCCTGGGGTTACTGGTACGCCCGCCTTGATCATGCTTCGGCGCGCTTCAGTCTTGTCGCCCATGCGGCGAATGACTTCTGCCGACGGGCCGATGAACTTGATCCCGCGTTCTGCGCAGATATCTGCCAGTTCGGCGTTTTCCGAGAGGAACCCATAACCTGGGTGCAACGCGTCGCAACCGGTTTCCACGGCCAGGTTCACCAGCTTGCGCGGGTTCAGGTAACCGGCCAATGGCTCGGCTCCGATGCTGTGGGCCTCATCGGCGCGCTTCACATGCAAGGCATGACGGTCGGCGTCGGAATAAATGGCAACCGAGCGAATGCCCATCTCGGCGCAAGCACGTACGATTCGTACGGCAATTTCACCACGGTTGGCGATCAGGATCTTTGTTATCACTTGGAGTTTCCCTTGAGCCGGTTGCTACCCACGACCCGCTAGACCGGGTCGGCGAGTGACTAAATGTTTCAAGCCAGTCGCAGAGCCACACTATCCCGCGCAAGGGATTAACAAAAATCAATAATTATTGGGTTAGCTATAAGTAAAGACTTATAGTTGAGCGACAGGCCCGCCACCAGAGCACCTATATAATGCGTAAGTCATTGATGCGTATGACATTACGGCAATTGCAGATCTTCAATGAAGTCTGCGATTTACGCTCCTACAGCCGCGCAGCTGAGGAAATGTCACTCACACAACCGGCCGTCAGCCTACAAATTCGTCAGCTTGAAGAGCTGGTTGGGCAGCCATTGTTCGATTATGTCGGTAAAAAGCTCTACATGACCGAAGCAGCTGAAGCGTTACAGCGCGCCAGTCGGGACATTTTTGGCCGCCTGGAAAACCTCGATATGCAGCTGTCCGACATGCAGGGTTCGCTGCAAGGACAGCTGAAGCTGGCGGTGGAATCCAGCGCCAAGTACTTCGTC from Pseudomonas sp. S04 encodes the following:
- a CDS encoding FMN-binding negative transcriptional regulator, whose translation is MYTPSAFTVEDLPELQQQMLGSRLALLVTHGEQGLQASHLPLLLQVDEGPHGTLYGHFARANRQWQELQGGAEALVIFAGADAYVSPGFYPSKAEHGKVVPTWNYIAVHAYGTAEVFTDTERLRHLVGALTERHESARAQPWKLADAPTDYIDGMLKAIVGFALPIQRLEGKRKLSQNRSTTDIAGVREGLAASPDPHDQALAHLMPKE
- a CDS encoding GNAT family N-acetyltransferase, with product MSQIEIRRVSADDHAAWLPLWQAYLGFYNTELPDTVSHSTWQRMLDPSEPTHAALAWADGKAIGMVNFIYHRSNWSIESSCYLQDLFVAAQTRGTGVGRQLIEFVYSTAKAEGCCKVHWLTHETNATAIQLYERIAERPGFIQFRKAL
- a CDS encoding GNAT family N-acetyltransferase; amino-acid sequence: MSTSLADWQGAPPPSAQRLEGRFICLEKLDPARHGEGLFKALQGPGADPKLWDYLPYGPFPERSVFDAWLNNHAAHSDPYFFTVIDRASGDVQGMLSLMSIVPAQGRIEIGHVTFGAPMQRSPKSTEAVYLLAKEAFALGYRRLEWKCNNANARSKYAAERLGFSFEGVFRQHMVVKDQNRDTAWYSILDSEWPTIGAGFQKWLADDNQTDSGQVKTLVECRA
- a CDS encoding homocysteine S-methyltransferase family protein, coding for MGVARTVILDGGMGRELQRRGAPFRQPEWSALALSEAPQAVEAVHAAYIESGANVITSNSYAVVPFHIGEARFAAEGEALAALAGELARRAVDASGKPVRVAGSLPPLFGSYRPDLFDAARASELLTPLVKGLAPHVDLWLAETQSSIAEARAIHAGLPKDGKPFWLSFTLKDEDTDDVPRLRSGELVAEAAAVAAELGVQTLLFNCSQPEVIGAAIDAARQTFARLAVDIDIGAYANAFPPQPKEATANDGLDPLRDDLDPPGYLHWAADWQQRGASHLGGCCGIGPEHIAVLAQKLA
- a CDS encoding ABC transporter substrate-binding protein gives rise to the protein MKFQPLLALGLTILAASTQAFGGATLDRVEQKKELVGVLMESYPPFSFLNEQNQLDGFDVDVAKAVADKLGVKLRLETPSWDVIAAGRWSGRYDICICSMTPSKARAEVFDFPVQYYASPAVIVVNAKDERIHGAKDLSDKKVGLTSASSYESYLNKNLVIEGAEDTQLQYPFENVQIAPYDTDNVAFQDLGLGAGVRLDAILTNLVTAQPRLTQDQRFKLAGEPLYSEPNSVAIEKGDAQWDAKVREVFAQLKQDGTLSQLSQKWIGADISQ
- a CDS encoding amino acid ABC transporter permease; this encodes MTSFPPPQPPQPVAESLLKRLCGFRTRLYLTWAAMFGLFASFFLSFDLKFSIILDKLPNLVGLHLAPNGFLQGAALTLFLCLCSIVASSLLGFVTALGRLSNSAVAFGIASFYASFFRGTPLLIQILLIYLGLPQLGIVPGAIAAGIIALSLNYGAYLSEIFRAGILGVPYGQREASLALGMRESVIFWRVTLPQAMRTIIPPTTNQFISMLKDSSLISVMGVWEVMFLAQSYGRSSYRYIEMLSTAAIIYWLMSIGLELIQARMEKHYGKAYAKRG
- a CDS encoding helix-turn-helix domain-containing protein, producing MTLSIDVRAQLIENIQAGLGDGSLELGEAVRRLRIEVTGLHQSQFARMCKISVRTLVHIEHGEGNQTLKSLNAVLRPFGLQMGVVKVKRTIS
- a CDS encoding type II toxin-antitoxin system HipA family toxin — translated: MYNLTLQIHTAGHWRDAMTLVFAQPQKGFEGPCRFAYKRDYIVDNFDFMQSPFAQAVSARLPLDWDSVSLNKAPAFLHDIAPAGAAKRFLMERLGQQKPDEVSADLFLLCRSTPAPIGNMRIKESAEVLDNRPPMGFRREEVIARDNSFLEYAYEQGAAIGGATGAGGEAPKLLMAEDHEGLLYPDAVLDDENTVRHWFVKFARNKARHTDQDILRSEFHYYQALQALGIETIAAEGLALEEASKPSLWMQRFDRVVTRQGVERLAVESIYSLAGVTIPGSYMSHLDVLQLLVNLWKQAGQAEQIPDLVADYLRRDLINKILGNSDNHGRNTSIIREAASVRLAPIYDLAPMVMDEEGVTRTSKWPKALEVAGEIDWRGVCQALSGITDPQHAFERLRQDADHLLALPDILSASGLPDVTMNHPSIALRNLEQRLKNWGLK
- the oadA gene encoding sodium-extruding oxaloacetate decarboxylase subunit alpha — translated: MSKIHVTDTILRDAHQSLLATRMRTEDMLPICDKLDKVGYWSLECWGGATFDACVRFLKEDPWERLRKLRAALPNTRLQMLLRGQNLLGYRHYSDDVVKAFVAKAAVNGIDVFRIFDAMNDVRNLRVAIEAVKAAGKHAQGTIAYTTSPVHTIEAFVAQAKQMEAMGCDSVAIKDMAGLLTPYATGELVKALKAEQSLPVFIHSHDTAGLAAMCQLKAIENGAEHIDTAISSFAWGTSHPGTESMVAALKGSEFDTGLNLELLQEIGLYFYAVRKKYHQFESEFTAVDTRVQVNQVPGGMISNLANQLKEQGALNRMSEVLAEIPRVRHDLGYPPLVTPTSQIVGTQAFFNVLAGERYKTITNEVKLYLQGGYGKAPGAVDENLRRQAIGSEEVIDVRPADLLKPEMTKLRGEIGALAKSEEDVLTYAMFPDIGRKFLEEREAGTLTPEVLLPIPEAGGVTSAGGEGVPTEFVIDVHGETYRVDITGVGVKAEGKRHFYLSIDGMPEEVVFEPLNEFVGGGSSKRKQATAPGHVSTTMPGNIVDVLVKEGDTVKAGQAVLITEAMKMETEVQSAIAGKVTAIHVAKGDRVNPGEILIEIEG
- a CDS encoding acetyl-CoA carboxylase biotin carboxylase subunit → MITKILIANRGEIAVRIVRACAEMGIRSVAIYSDADRHALHVKRADEAHSIGAEPLAGYLNPRKLVNLAVETGCDALHPGYGFLSENAELADICAERGIKFIGPSAEVIRRMGDKTEARRSMIKAGVPVTPGTEGNVAGIEEALTEGDRIGYPVMLKATSGGGGRGIRRCNSREELEQNFPRVISEATKAFGSAEVFLEKCIVNPKHIEAQILGDSFGNVVHLFERDCSIQRRNQKLIEIAPSPQLTPEQRAYIGDLSVRAAKAVGYENAGTVEFLLAEGEVYFMEMNTRVQVEHTITEEITGIDIVREQIRIASGLPLSVKQEDIHHRGFALQFRINAEDPKNNFLPSFGKITRYYAPGGPGVRTDTAIYTGYTIPPFYDSMCLKLVVWALTWEEAMDRGLRALDDMRLQGVKTTAAYYQEILRNPEFRSGQFNTSFVESHPELTNYSIKRKPEELALAIAAAIAAHAGL